The proteins below are encoded in one region of Neisseria macacae ATCC 33926:
- the kdsB gene encoding 3-deoxy-manno-octulosonate cytidylyltransferase: MTEFVVLIPARLDSSRLPGKALADIHGKPMVVRVAEQAAKSKAARVVVATDHPDIQTACQAHGVEVVMTSNRHESGTTRLAEAAATLKLPQHLVVVNVQGDEPLIAPELIDRTAEVLVENNVQMATAAHELHDFDEFMNPNVVKVVLDKNRNAIYFSRAPIPYPRDAMRAEKRELPAETAVLRHIGIYAYRAGFLQRYAEMSVSPLETIESLEQLRVLWHGYPIAVETAKEAPAAGVDTQEDLDRVRAVFEAV; encoded by the coding sequence ATGACCGAATTCGTCGTATTGATTCCGGCACGGCTGGATTCATCGCGCCTGCCCGGAAAAGCCTTAGCGGACATCCACGGCAAACCGATGGTCGTGCGCGTTGCCGAACAGGCGGCAAAAAGCAAGGCGGCGCGCGTCGTCGTTGCCACCGATCATCCCGATATTCAGACGGCCTGTCAGGCGCACGGCGTCGAAGTCGTCATGACTTCAAACCGGCACGAAAGCGGCACGACCCGCCTTGCCGAGGCCGCCGCCACGCTTAAACTGCCGCAACATCTGGTGGTCGTCAACGTACAGGGCGACGAGCCGCTGATTGCCCCCGAACTCATCGACCGCACCGCCGAAGTTTTAGTGGAAAACAACGTACAGATGGCGACCGCGGCGCACGAATTGCACGATTTCGACGAATTTATGAATCCCAACGTCGTCAAAGTCGTCCTCGACAAAAACCGCAACGCCATCTACTTCAGCCGCGCCCCGATTCCCTATCCGCGCGATGCCATGCGCGCCGAAAAACGCGAATTGCCCGCCGAAACCGCCGTCCTGCGCCATATCGGCATCTACGCCTACCGCGCCGGTTTCCTGCAACGCTACGCCGAAATGAGCGTCTCGCCGCTGGAAACCATCGAATCGTTGGAGCAACTGCGCGTCCTGTGGCACGGCTATCCGATTGCCGTCGAAACTGCCAAAGAAGCCCCTGCCGCCGGTGTGGATACGCAGGAAGATTTGGACAGGGTCCGAGCCGTCTTTGAGGCCGTCTGA
- the adk gene encoding adenylate kinase produces the protein MKVLLLGAPGAGKGTQAQFITAAFGIPQISTGDMLRAAIKAGTPLGLEAKKIIDEGGLVRDDIIIGMVKERIAQDDCKNGFLFDGFPRTLAQAEAMVEAGVDLDAVVEIDVPDSVIVDRMSGRRVHLASGRTYHVTYNPPKVEGKDDVTGEDLIQRDDDKEETVKKRLAVYHEQTEVLVDFYSKLEGEHAPKYIKVDGTQPVEAVKAEVLGALGK, from the coding sequence ATGAAAGTATTATTGTTAGGCGCGCCGGGCGCGGGTAAAGGCACTCAGGCACAATTCATCACCGCTGCGTTCGGCATTCCGCAAATTTCTACCGGCGATATGCTCCGCGCTGCGATTAAAGCAGGCACGCCGCTGGGTTTGGAAGCGAAAAAAATCATTGACGAAGGCGGTTTGGTGCGCGACGACATCATCATCGGTATGGTGAAAGAACGCATCGCGCAAGACGACTGCAAAAACGGTTTCCTGTTTGACGGCTTCCCGCGCACGCTGGCACAAGCCGAAGCAATGGTTGAAGCGGGCGTGGATTTGGACGCGGTCGTTGAAATCGACGTACCCGACAGCGTAATTGTCGACCGTATGAGCGGCCGCCGCGTTCACTTGGCTTCCGGCCGCACCTACCACGTTACCTACAATCCGCCCAAAGTCGAAGGCAAAGACGACGTAACCGGCGAAGATTTGATTCAGCGCGACGACGACAAAGAAGAAACCGTCAAAAAACGCCTTGCCGTGTACCACGAGCAAACCGAAGTGTTGGTTGATTTTTACAGCAAACTGGAAGGCGAACACGCGCCGAAATACATCAAGGTTGACGGCACTCAGCCGGTAGAAGCCGTAAAAGCCGAAGTATTGGGCGCATTGGGCAAATAA
- the pyrF gene encoding orotidine-5'-phosphate decarboxylase, translating into MNPLITDFQTPQQRTPVIVALDFANEKDTLGFVRNLDPTLCQIKIGKELFTATGRSLAESLIHQGFKLFLDLKYHDIPHTVAQACKVAADMGVWMVDMHASGGRRMMEAAAEAVAGYGTKPLLIGVTVLTSMEQSDLAEIGLNIAPEEQVIRLAKLAQSSGLDGVVCSAQEAAPLRRELGQDFVLVTPGIRLDIAGNNDDQRRIMTPAEALAAGSTYLVMGRPVTQAADPVAVLREVNRVANLEAN; encoded by the coding sequence ATGAATCCTTTAATCACCGACTTCCAAACTCCGCAACAACGCACCCCCGTCATCGTTGCCCTTGATTTTGCCAACGAAAAAGACACGCTCGGATTCGTCCGCAACCTTGATCCGACCTTGTGCCAAATCAAAATCGGCAAAGAGCTGTTTACCGCTACGGGGCGCAGTTTGGCGGAAAGCCTGATTCATCAGGGTTTCAAACTCTTTCTCGATTTGAAGTACCACGACATTCCCCACACCGTCGCGCAAGCCTGCAAAGTCGCCGCCGACATGGGCGTGTGGATGGTCGATATGCACGCATCGGGCGGCCGCCGCATGATGGAAGCCGCCGCCGAAGCCGTTGCCGGATACGGCACGAAGCCGCTCTTAATCGGCGTAACCGTGTTGACCAGTATGGAACAAAGCGATTTGGCGGAAATCGGTTTGAACATCGCCCCTGAAGAACAAGTCATCCGCTTGGCGAAACTGGCGCAAAGTTCGGGCTTGGACGGCGTGGTCTGCTCTGCCCAAGAAGCCGCGCCGCTGCGCCGCGAATTGGGGCAAGATTTTGTCTTGGTAACGCCCGGCATCCGTTTGGACATTGCCGGCAACAACGACGACCAACGCCGCATCATGACGCCTGCCGAAGCATTGGCGGCAGGTTCGACTTATCTGGTGATGGGCCGCCCCGTTACCCAAGCCGCCGATCCGGTAGCCGTATTGCGCGAAGTGAACCGCGTGGCGAACCTTGAAGCAAACTGA
- the hldA gene encoding ADP-heptose synthase yields MPTKFQQETLKSRFAQAKVLVVGDVMLDRYWFGDVSRISPEAPVPVAKIGRIDQRAGGAANVARNIASLGGKAGLLSVTGDDEAANALDALMAQDGVASYLMRDKQITTTVKLRVVARNQQLIRLDFEEHPNREVLEQIKQKYREVLPEYDAIIFSDYGKGGLSHISDMIDWAKHAGKTVLIDPKGDDYEKYAGATLITPNRAELKEVVGSWKNESELTEKAQNLRRHLDLTAVLLTRSEEGMTLFSEGEPIYQPTRAQEVYDVSGAGDTVIAGVGLGLAAGYTMPEAMHFANTAAGVVVAKLGTAVCSFAELNKALEEQ; encoded by the coding sequence ATGCCCACCAAGTTCCAACAAGAAACCCTCAAATCCCGTTTCGCACAAGCCAAAGTCCTTGTTGTCGGCGACGTGATGCTCGACCGCTATTGGTTTGGCGATGTGTCCCGTATTTCGCCCGAAGCGCCCGTGCCGGTGGCGAAAATCGGACGAATCGACCAACGCGCGGGCGGTGCGGCGAATGTTGCGCGCAACATCGCTTCGTTGGGCGGCAAAGCAGGGCTGTTGTCAGTAACCGGCGACGACGAAGCCGCCAATGCGCTCGACGCGCTGATGGCGCAAGACGGCGTTGCCTCCTATCTGATGCGCGACAAACAAATCACCACCACCGTCAAACTGCGCGTCGTCGCCCGCAACCAGCAGCTTATCCGCCTTGATTTTGAAGAGCATCCCAACCGCGAAGTGTTGGAACAAATCAAGCAGAAATACCGCGAAGTATTGCCCGAATACGACGCAATCATTTTTTCAGACTACGGCAAAGGCGGCCTGTCGCATATCTCCGATATGATAGATTGGGCAAAACACGCAGGTAAAACCGTATTAATCGACCCCAAAGGCGACGATTACGAAAAATACGCCGGCGCCACGCTGATTACGCCTAACCGCGCTGAATTGAAAGAAGTGGTCGGCAGTTGGAAAAACGAAAGCGAGCTGACCGAAAAAGCGCAAAACCTGCGCCGCCACCTCGACCTGACTGCCGTTTTATTGACCCGAAGCGAAGAGGGCATGACCCTGTTCAGCGAAGGCGAACCCATTTACCAGCCCACCCGCGCCCAAGAAGTTTACGACGTGTCCGGCGCAGGCGACACCGTCATTGCCGGAGTGGGTTTGGGGCTGGCAGCAGGCTACACCATGCCCGAAGCCATGCACTTCGCCAATACCGCCGCCGGCGTCGTCGTCGCCAAACTCGGCACGGCGGTTTGCTCGTTTGCAGAGTTGAACAAAGCATTGGAAGAGCAGTAA
- the rfaD gene encoding ADP-glyceromanno-heptose 6-epimerase — MTIIVTGAAGFIGSNIVKALNQRGITDIVAVDNLTRGEKFKNLAECEIAHYLDKHEFIRQVRGHLLPYENIEAVFHQGACSDTMNHDGLYMMDNNYQYTLDLLDWCQDERIPFLYASSAAVYGKGEIFREERELEKPLNVYGYSKFLFDQVLRRRMKEGLTAQVVGFRYFNVYGQHEQHKGRMASVAFHHFNQYREHGYVNLFGANDGYGNGEQTRDFVSVEDVAKVNLYFFDHPNLSGIYNLGTGRSQQFNELAAATVNACRTAEGKPELSLKELIEEELIRYIPFPDALKGKYQSFTQADIAKLREAGYKEEFLDVKAGVERYVKWMLENLA, encoded by the coding sequence ATGACCATCATCGTAACAGGCGCGGCCGGCTTTATCGGCAGCAACATCGTCAAAGCCCTCAACCAACGCGGTATTACCGACATCGTCGCCGTCGACAACCTGACCCGTGGCGAAAAATTCAAAAACCTTGCCGAGTGCGAAATCGCCCACTACCTCGACAAACACGAATTCATCCGCCAAGTGCGCGGCCATCTTCTGCCTTACGAAAACATCGAAGCCGTCTTCCACCAAGGCGCGTGTTCCGACACCATGAACCATGACGGCCTCTACATGATGGACAACAACTACCAGTACACGCTCGACCTCTTGGACTGGTGTCAGGACGAACGCATCCCCTTCCTCTACGCCTCCAGCGCCGCCGTCTACGGCAAAGGCGAAATCTTTCGCGAAGAGCGCGAACTTGAAAAACCGCTCAATGTGTACGGCTACTCCAAATTCCTGTTCGACCAAGTATTGCGCCGCCGCATGAAAGAAGGCCTGACCGCCCAAGTCGTCGGTTTCCGCTACTTCAACGTTTACGGACAACACGAACAACACAAAGGCCGCATGGCATCCGTCGCCTTCCACCATTTCAACCAATACCGCGAACACGGCTACGTCAACCTGTTCGGTGCCAACGACGGCTACGGCAACGGCGAACAAACCCGCGACTTCGTCAGCGTCGAAGACGTCGCCAAAGTCAACCTCTACTTCTTCGACCACCCCAATCTCTCCGGCATCTACAACCTCGGCACCGGCCGTAGCCAACAGTTCAACGAACTCGCCGCCGCCACCGTCAACGCCTGCCGAACCGCCGAAGGCAAACCTGAATTGAGCTTAAAAGAGCTGATAGAAGAAGAACTTATCCGCTATATCCCCTTCCCCGACGCGCTCAAAGGCAAATACCAAAGCTTCACCCAAGCCGACATTGCCAAACTGCGCGAAGCCGGATACAAGGAAGAATTTTTGGATGTCAAAGCAGGCGTCGAGCGCTACGTCAAATGGATGCTGGAAAATTTGGCTTAA
- the xseA gene encoding exodeoxyribonuclease VII large subunit, with product MSELFAPPSISVSELNALAKALLEDHLAGLWIAGEVSNLTRAASGHYYFSLKDSRAQVRCAMFKGAAARLAKPLKEGDHIEVAGKISIYEARGEFQITVNEVRLKGLGQLYEAYERLKAQLQAEGAFAAERKKPLPARPQCIGIVTSLAAAALRDVVTTLKRRAPEIPVIVYPTAVQGSGSEFQIAQAIKTASQRAECDVLIVCRGGGSIEDLWAFNEEPVVRAIEACAIPVVSGVGHETDFTLADFVADVRAPTPTGAAELVSPNRQESLHRLAQAQGRLKTVLEQRYFDASQKLDWLARQIRHPRQKLDEQRTYIHKLAQTLSYSMTQNVRTHTARFERQTQALKHCRPDISVYRQDIDRFQTTLSHAFRQLLAHRRQSLTAQTALLEAVSPQQILERGFSVVKNTRGQVIRNADVLKQGQKLHITFADGETDVRVTKEQAQRELFD from the coding sequence ATGTCCGAACTCTTCGCACCCCCCTCCATTTCCGTATCCGAACTCAACGCCCTCGCCAAAGCCTTGCTGGAAGACCATCTTGCCGGTTTGTGGATTGCGGGCGAAGTGTCCAATCTGACCCGTGCCGCCAGCGGGCATTATTATTTCTCGCTCAAAGACAGCCGCGCGCAGGTACGTTGCGCGATGTTTAAAGGTGCGGCGGCGCGTTTGGCGAAACCTTTGAAAGAAGGCGACCATATCGAAGTGGCGGGCAAAATCAGTATTTACGAGGCGCGGGGCGAATTTCAGATTACTGTGAACGAGGTGCGGCTCAAAGGCTTGGGGCAGCTTTACGAAGCCTACGAGCGGCTGAAGGCGCAGTTGCAGGCGGAAGGCGCGTTTGCGGCGGAACGCAAAAAACCTTTGCCTGCCCGACCGCAATGTATCGGCATCGTAACCAGTCTGGCGGCGGCGGCTTTGCGCGATGTCGTTACCACCTTGAAACGCCGCGCGCCCGAAATTCCCGTCATCGTTTATCCGACCGCCGTTCAAGGCTCGGGCAGCGAGTTTCAGATTGCCCAAGCGATTAAAACCGCATCGCAACGCGCCGAATGCGATGTGTTGATTGTCTGTCGCGGCGGTGGCAGCATTGAAGACTTGTGGGCGTTTAATGAAGAGCCTGTTGTGCGCGCCATCGAAGCCTGCGCAATTCCTGTCGTCAGCGGCGTAGGACACGAAACCGATTTCACGCTCGCCGATTTTGTCGCCGACGTACGCGCGCCCACGCCGACCGGCGCGGCGGAACTGGTCAGCCCCAACCGCCAAGAATCGCTGCACCGCCTCGCCCAAGCCCAAGGTCGTCTGAAAACCGTTTTGGAACAACGCTATTTCGATGCCAGCCAAAAGCTCGACTGGCTCGCGCGGCAAATCCGCCACCCGCGCCAAAAACTCGACGAACAGCGCACCTACATCCACAAACTGGCGCAAACCCTGTCCTACTCGATGACGCAAAACGTCCGCACCCACACCGCCCGTTTCGAACGCCAAACCCAAGCCCTGAAACATTGCCGCCCTGATATTTCCGTTTACCGGCAAGACATCGACCGCTTTCAGACGACCTTGTCGCACGCCTTCCGCCAACTGCTCGCCCACCGCCGCCAAAGCCTGACCGCCCAAACCGCCCTGCTCGAAGCCGTCTCGCCGCAGCAGATTTTGGAGCGCGGCTTCTCCGTCGTCAAAAACACACGCGGACAAGTCATCCGCAACGCCGATGTTTTGAAGCAAGGGCAGAAACTGCACATCACTTTTGCCGACGGCGAAACCGACGTGCGCGTGACCAAAGAGCAGGCGCAGCGGGAATTGTTTGATTAA
- a CDS encoding helix-turn-helix domain-containing protein: protein MSKYTLHFKYQAVLHYLHIRSQQRTADHYGISRTHLRRWIRAYQEGGIGALEHPQSKTMPQHRKNPFIADKPDQEKTQAELIEELCYMRAEVAYLKELKALSQKQTEKDKAKPSKH, encoded by the coding sequence ATGAGCAAATATACATTACACTTCAAATACCAAGCCGTACTCCACTACCTGCATATACGCAGCCAACAACGTACCGCAGACCACTACGGCATTTCCCGAACCCACCTGAGACGATGGATACGCGCCTATCAAGAAGGCGGTATCGGCGCACTCGAACATCCCCAATCCAAAACCATGCCCCAACACCGCAAAAACCCCTTCATCGCCGACAAACCCGACCAAGAAAAAACGCAGGCAGAGCTTATCGAAGAGTTGTGCTATATGCGCGCAGAGGTCGCCTACCTAAAGGAGTTAAAAGCCCTCAGCCAAAAACAGACCGAAAAGGACAAAGCCAAACCGTCCAAACACTGA
- a CDS encoding IS3 family transposase gives MLYARRGRLPKGVKSPQPKTDRKGQSQTVQTLRAQHPLKYLLHIANLPKSSFYYHHQDRPDPDAADKALLVETYRRHKGRYGQRRIAAALDWNRKKVARLMKQLELKALIRAKKAYRHPAMGEISEHLLKRLFKAEKPNEKWLTDVTELKGKDGKLYLSPILDLFNREIVAYAMSRRADSEMVKEMLEKAAPRLTAKGTMLHSDQGVLYRTSGYRELLAEYSMVQSMSRKANCWDNAPMESFFAVLKTECFYNAGELTVDELMKQIDDYMDYYNRERCSLKLKKLSPVAYRTQLAQSA, from the coding sequence GTGCTATATGCGCGCAGAGGTCGCCTACCTAAAGGAGTTAAAAGCCCTCAGCCAAAAACAGACCGAAAAGGACAAAGCCAAACCGTCCAAACACTGAGGGCGCAACACCCGCTCAAATACCTGCTGCACATCGCAAACCTGCCCAAAAGCAGCTTTTACTACCATCACCAAGACCGACCCGATCCCGACGCAGCCGACAAAGCCCTCCTTGTCGAAACCTACCGGCGGCATAAAGGACGCTACGGACAAAGGCGCATTGCCGCCGCATTAGATTGGAACCGCAAAAAAGTGGCGCGGTTGATGAAGCAGTTGGAACTGAAAGCCCTCATACGGGCGAAAAAAGCCTACCGCCATCCCGCCATGGGCGAGATATCGGAGCACCTCCTCAAACGCCTATTCAAAGCTGAAAAGCCCAACGAAAAATGGCTGACCGACGTTACCGAACTCAAAGGAAAGGACGGCAAACTGTACCTCTCGCCAATCTTGGACTTGTTCAACCGCGAGATCGTCGCCTACGCCATGAGCCGCAGAGCCGACAGCGAAATGGTGAAGGAAATGCTCGAAAAAGCCGCCCCCCGTCTGACTGCTAAAGGAACGATGCTGCATTCGGACCAAGGCGTGCTGTACCGTACGTCGGGATATAGGGAATTGCTTGCGGAGTATTCCATGGTTCAAAGCATGTCGCGAAAGGCGAACTGTTGGGACAATGCGCCGATGGAAAGCTTCTTTGCGGTGTTAAAGACGGAGTGTTTCTATAACGCAGGTGAATTGACGGTAGATGAATTGATGAAGCAGATAGATGACTATATGGATTACTACAACCGGGAGCGTTGCAGTCTGAAATTGAAAAAGCTGAGTCCTGTCGCATACAGAACCCAGCTTGCACAGAGCGCCTGA
- a CDS encoding copper chaperone PCu(A)C: MKKLLATLIAAGLVSTASAAGVHVEDGWARATVEGMKMGGAFMKIHNDEAKQDFLVGGSSPVADRVEVHTHVNDNGVMRMREVKGGVPLAAKGVTELKPGSYHVMFMGLKKPLKEGEKVPVTLKFKNAKPQTVQLEVKTAPQSGMDHGHGHDHGGAHQH, from the coding sequence ATGAAAAAATTATTGGCAACCCTGATCGCAGCAGGTTTGGTATCCACCGCTTCCGCAGCCGGTGTTCACGTTGAAGACGGTTGGGCGCGTGCCACCGTCGAAGGTATGAAAATGGGCGGCGCGTTCATGAAGATCCACAACGATGAAGCCAAACAAGACTTCTTGGTCGGCGGCAGCAGCCCGGTAGCCGACCGCGTTGAAGTGCATACCCATGTCAACGACAACGGCGTGATGCGCATGCGCGAAGTCAAAGGTGGTGTTCCTCTGGCGGCAAAAGGCGTAACCGAGCTGAAACCGGGCAGCTACCACGTTATGTTCATGGGTCTGAAAAAACCGCTGAAAGAAGGCGAAAAAGTACCGGTTACCCTGAAATTCAAAAATGCCAAACCTCAAACCGTACAACTGGAAGTGAAAACCGCGCCGCAATCCGGCATGGATCACGGCCATGGTCATGACCACGGTGGCGCGCATCAACACTAA
- a CDS encoding diacylglycerol kinase → MKPSSYAADKKGKSGIKRIINAFGYSKDGLAAAYRYESAFRQVLWLNLILIVLTFILNFDSATKMLLIIASFVSLITELFNTAVEAAVDHTSTEKHELAKRAKDAGSAAQLLALTMLGIVWAIALWRGYV, encoded by the coding sequence ATGAAACCATCTTCTTACGCTGCCGATAAAAAAGGTAAAAGCGGCATCAAACGCATCATCAACGCATTCGGCTATTCCAAAGACGGGCTTGCCGCCGCCTACCGCTATGAAAGCGCGTTCCGCCAAGTATTGTGGCTGAACCTGATTTTGATTGTCTTGACCTTCATCCTCAATTTCGACTCCGCGACCAAAATGCTGCTGATTATTGCGTCGTTTGTTTCGCTGATTACCGAATTGTTCAACACCGCCGTCGAAGCCGCCGTCGATCACACTTCCACCGAAAAACACGAGTTGGCAAAACGCGCAAAAGATGCCGGCTCCGCCGCGCAATTGCTCGCTTTGACGATGCTGGGTATCGTGTGGGCGATCGCATTGTGGCGCGGGTATGTTTAA
- the gshB gene encoding glutathione synthase — protein sequence MKVLFIADPMASFKTYKDTTYAMMREMAKRGWQLFHTLSGELSVQQGLVTAQAAPFEFLGAKSDDDHEWFKAADKVQTTLKDFDAVIMRTDPPFDMQYLYATQFLTLAEQQGAKVFNSGQAMRDFNEKLAILNFSQFTAPTLVTTRSADVRAFLKEHGDIIIKPLDGMGGMGIFRLTEKDPNIGSILETLMQLDSRTIMAQRYIPEIIHGDKRILIIGGEVVPYALARIPQNGETRGNLAAGGRGVAQELSERDREIAETLAPELKRRGILLAGLDVIGSNLTEVNVTSPTGFQEIMKQKNFDVAAMFADAVEAWSKQ from the coding sequence ATGAAAGTCCTGTTTATTGCCGATCCGATGGCAAGTTTCAAAACCTACAAAGACACCACCTATGCCATGATGCGCGAGATGGCAAAACGCGGCTGGCAGCTTTTCCATACCTTGAGCGGCGAATTGTCCGTACAGCAAGGATTGGTGACGGCTCAGGCTGCGCCGTTTGAGTTTCTCGGTGCAAAAAGTGACGATGACCATGAATGGTTTAAAGCGGCAGATAAAGTTCAGACGACCTTGAAAGACTTTGATGCCGTCATTATGCGCACCGACCCGCCGTTCGATATGCAATACCTCTACGCCACCCAATTCCTGACGCTGGCGGAACAGCAGGGCGCGAAGGTCTTTAACAGCGGTCAGGCGATGCGCGACTTCAATGAAAAGCTGGCGATTTTGAATTTCAGCCAGTTCACCGCGCCTACGCTGGTTACGACCCGTTCCGCCGACGTCCGCGCATTTTTGAAAGAACACGGCGACATCATCATCAAACCGCTGGACGGCATGGGCGGCATGGGCATTTTCCGCCTGACCGAAAAAGACCCCAATATCGGCAGCATCCTAGAAACCCTGATGCAGCTTGATTCCCGCACCATCATGGCGCAACGCTACATCCCCGAAATCATCCACGGCGATAAACGCATCCTGATTATCGGCGGCGAAGTCGTCCCCTATGCTTTGGCGCGTATTCCGCAAAACGGCGAAACACGCGGCAATCTTGCGGCAGGCGGACGCGGCGTGGCGCAGGAATTGAGCGAACGCGACCGAGAAATCGCCGAAACCCTCGCCCCCGAACTCAAACGCCGCGGCATCTTGCTGGCAGGTTTGGACGTTATCGGCAGCAACCTGACCGAAGTCAACGTTACCAGCCCGACCGGTTTCCAAGAAATCATGAAACAAAAAAACTTCGACGTCGCCGCGATGTTTGCCGACGCTGTCGAAGCTTGGTCCAAACAATAA
- the recN gene encoding DNA repair protein RecN: protein MLLALSLRDFVIVENLNLDFQSGFTVLTGETGAGKSITLDAIGLLLGDKADYSQVRSGAKEAQLSALFDISLLPELKAQLQEQGFLDEDAEELSIRRIIDAKGKSRSFINNQAATLAQLKAVGGQLIDIHGQNAHHSLNQESAQRELLDAFAGSKAQAETVRQLYQNWVNAKKALQEAQEHAETIIIERERLEWQFNELNQLDVKQGEWEALSQSHDSLAHSAELLQAAEEVGDYIDGDNGIQRQIYQCQKLLTNLQNIEPRFAESLNMLASIEAELGEISANMRDVAGRSDIDPNELAAQEQRMGELMGMARKYRIEPEALPQKLAEIDERLQSLQAAADLEALTQTVARNLAEYQEAAHVLSAMRHQAAGRLGEETTGHMQHLAMKGARFDIVLLPSSPTAHGLEQVQFQVAANKGNPSRPLNKVASGGELARISLALQVVTSQYTQVPTLIFDEVDTGIGGGVAEMVGKALRALGKKHQVLAVTHLPQVASCGENHWQVRKHSEGEQTVSEISVLDHQQRIEEIARMLGGEIITDTTRSHAAELISLAAA, encoded by the coding sequence ATGCTGTTGGCACTTTCCCTGCGCGATTTTGTCATTGTTGAAAACCTCAATCTGGATTTCCAAAGCGGTTTTACCGTCTTGACCGGCGAAACAGGCGCGGGCAAATCGATTACGTTGGATGCAATCGGGCTTTTGTTGGGCGACAAAGCCGATTACAGCCAAGTCCGCAGCGGTGCGAAGGAAGCGCAGTTGTCGGCATTGTTCGACATCAGCCTTTTGCCCGAACTTAAAGCCCAATTGCAGGAGCAGGGTTTTTTGGACGAAGACGCGGAAGAACTCAGCATCCGCCGCATCATCGACGCCAAAGGAAAAAGCCGCAGCTTTATCAATAATCAGGCAGCTACGTTGGCGCAGCTTAAAGCCGTCGGCGGGCAGCTTATCGACATCCACGGGCAAAACGCCCACCATTCCCTCAATCAAGAATCCGCCCAGCGCGAATTGTTGGACGCATTTGCAGGCAGTAAGGCGCAGGCGGAAACCGTCAGACAGCTTTATCAAAACTGGGTTAACGCTAAAAAAGCCCTCCAAGAAGCGCAGGAACACGCCGAGACCATCATTATCGAGCGTGAGCGTTTGGAATGGCAGTTCAACGAATTGAACCAGTTGGACGTCAAACAAGGCGAATGGGAAGCCCTCAGCCAAAGCCACGACAGCCTTGCCCATTCTGCCGAGCTGTTGCAGGCTGCCGAAGAAGTCGGCGACTACATCGATGGCGACAACGGCATCCAACGTCAAATTTATCAATGCCAAAAATTATTGACCAATCTGCAAAACATCGAGCCGCGCTTTGCCGAAAGCCTGAATATGCTGGCGAGCATTGAAGCCGAATTGGGCGAAATCAGCGCCAATATGCGCGACGTCGCAGGCCGCAGCGACATCGATCCTAACGAGTTGGCAGCGCAGGAACAGCGCATGGGTGAACTGATGGGGATGGCGCGGAAATACCGCATCGAGCCTGAAGCCTTGCCGCAAAAGCTGGCTGAAATTGACGAGCGCCTGCAAAGCCTGCAAGCCGCTGCCGATTTGGAAGCGTTGACGCAAACCGTTGCCCGCAACCTTGCCGAATATCAGGAGGCCGCTCATGTTCTTTCCGCCATGCGCCATCAGGCGGCGGGCAGGTTGGGCGAGGAAACGACCGGACATATGCAGCATCTCGCCATGAAAGGCGCGCGTTTCGACATCGTCCTGCTGCCGTCTTCGCCCACAGCGCACGGTTTGGAGCAGGTACAGTTCCAAGTTGCCGCCAACAAAGGCAATCCGTCCCGTCCGCTGAACAAAGTCGCCTCCGGCGGCGAACTTGCCCGTATCAGCCTTGCCTTGCAGGTGGTCACCAGTCAATACACGCAAGTCCCCACGCTGATTTTTGACGAAGTCGATACCGGTATCGGCGGCGGCGTGGCAGAAATGGTCGGCAAAGCCCTGCGCGCTTTGGGTAAAAAACATCAGGTGCTCGCCGTGACCCACCTTCCGCAAGTCGCTTCCTGCGGTGAAAACCATTGGCAGGTGCGCAAACACAGCGAAGGCGAACAAACCGTCAGCGAAATCAGCGTGTTGGACCATCAGCAGCGTATCGAAGAAATCGCCCGTATGCTTGGCGGCGAAATCATTACCGACACGACCCGCAGCCACGCGGCAGAGTTAATCAGCCTTGCCGCCGCTTAA